A single region of the Lonchura striata isolate bLonStr1 chromosome 19, bLonStr1.mat, whole genome shotgun sequence genome encodes:
- the MTNAP1 gene encoding mitochondrial nucleoid-associated protein 1: MAAAGGPGARSGSRAVRDVARSLDLRPEEVRDVPRKLQKGVKVVIEKHRARVVREKEPRSAAGSRGEGTEPGPAPHPQRRETAPKSKSKETRSRAALGSATGSSKGKESSLTAAKTLQEPAGSTNSPGDLVQQEGRDKFGTGGERVRLEVGAGSDPPAGALHPGTLHLSLALGAGGRGTSRNELGLRGPRAGGERVPEPVPSPGTAPQLPLLHTPQTQRPCSGHASGSSARAGAAGLEWFPDLYPDWEGLRIFPGKRFHEDVRITAETPKGGLAQGHQGPLSERPLMEVRLGELHSWISTCSFSPQRLLAAVQRAWGSYCAKYIHVKQGGPAGISMLLAGYCLLSYGWNYQHLKRHRWRKYH; encoded by the exons atggcggcggcggg cggccccggTGCAAGGAGCGGCTCCCGCGCGGTGCGGGACGTGGCCCGGAGCCTGGACCTGCGGCCCGAGGAGGTGCGGGACGTGCCCAGGAAGCTGCAGAAGGGGGTGAAGGTGGTGATCGAGAAGCACCGAGCCCGGGTGGTCCGGGAGAAGGAGccgcggagcgcggcggggAGCCGCGGGGAAGGGAcggagcccggccccgctccccacCCGCAGCGCCGCGAAACCGCCCCAAAATCCAAGAGCAAGGAGACGCGGAGccgggcagccctggggagcgCGACTGGGAGCTccaagggaaaagaaagcagCTTGACGGCAGCAAAGACACTTCAAGAACCCGCTGGCAGCACCAACAGCCCCGGTGACCTCGTCCAGCAGGAGGGAAGAGACAAATTTGGGACAGGGGGCGAGCGGGTGCGCCTGGAAGTTGGGGCGGGATCTGACCCCCCCGCGGGTGCTTTGCATCCCGGGACGCTCCATCTGTCCCTGGCGCTCGGAGCTGGCGGTCGGGGGACATCCAGAAATGAGCTCGGCCTGCGGGGGCCGCGGGCCGGCGGGGAGCGAGTGCCCGAGCCCGTCCCgagcccgggcacagccccgcagctgcctctgctccacACGCCCCAAACCCAGCGGCCCTGCTCGGGGCACGCCTCGGGCAGCAGCGCCAGGGCCGGCGCCGCGGGCTTGGAGTGGTTTCCAGACTTGTATCCCGATTGGGAAGGGCTGAGGATTTTTCCAGGGAAGCGTTTCCACGAGGATGTGAGGATCACGGCGGAGACACCCAAGGGTGGCTTGGCACAGGGGCACCAAG GTCCCCTCTCGGAGAGGCCCCTGATGGAGGTGAGGCTGGGCGAGCTGCACTCCTGGATCAGCACCTGCAGCTTCTCtccccagaggctgctggcagcagtgcagaGAG CCTGGGGCAGTTATTGTGCCAAATACATCCACGTGAAGCAGGGAGGACCTGCTGGAATCTCCATGCTCCTGGCTGGGTACTGCCTGCTCAGCTATGGCTGGAACTATCAGCACCTCA AGCGGCACCGCTGGCGAAAATACCActga
- the CPSF4L gene encoding putative cleavage and polyadenylation specificity factor subunit 4-like protein: MQELVAGVEKIRFDSEADVEGLRAQPLPFPGMDRVQGHPRHGGAKPAVCKHWLRGLCRRGEGCDFLHDYDATRTPECYFYSKFGECSNKDCPFLHVGATASALGCPWYDRGFCRHGPLCKYKHTRRVMCANYLVGFCPEGPKCKFVQTLDVHGGWYSGIWLLQRRGESGSASPCASKRGRTPLEMLLGK; this comes from the exons ATGCAGGAGCTGGTGGCTGGCGTGGAGAAGATCAGGTTTGACTCAGAGGCTGATGTGGAGGGGCTCAGAGCTCAacccctgcccttcccagggaTGGACA GAGTGCAGGGCCACCCCCGGCACGGCGGGGCCAAGCCCGCGGTGTGCAAGCATTGGCTGCGAGGGCTCTGCCGGAGGGGCGAAGGCTGCGACTTCCTGCACGACTACGATGCCACCAGGACGCCCGAGTGCTATTTCTACTCCAAGTTCG GTGAGTGCAGCAACAAGGACTGTCCCTTCCTGCACGTCGGTGCCACCGCcagcgccctgggctgtccctggtaCGACCGTGGCTTCTGCAGGCACG GTCCCCTGTGCAAGTACAAGCACACGAGGAGGGTGATGTGTGCCAACTACCTGGTGGGCTTCTGCCCGGAGGGACCCAAGTGCAAATTCGTGCA GACGCTGGATGTCCATGGGGGCTGGTACAGCGGGatctggctgctgcagaggagaggggag agcGGATCAgccagtccctgtgccagcaagagagggaggactccACTGGAAATGCTGCTGGGGAAGTGA
- the CDC42EP4 gene encoding cdc42 effector protein 4 encodes MPILKQLVSNSAHSKRRSRADLTAEMISAPLGDFRHTMHVGRAGDAFGDTSFLTSKAGEPVPEAGEEPGASKPGLLSRRFRSSKRSQSVTRGDRRDMLGSLRDSALFVKNAVSLPQLNEKDADRSAGQLPKSLSSSPVKKLPEEMSPEEQQRPNGAAAGPLSPGLDERDFGDITDLPVVVAKGGAGLKHAESIMSFHIDLGPSMLGDVLSIMDKDQWEPDEDPEAEESREEEEEEEEEEPAPPGSPLVAAAALPSQSPARGAGGRSPRDSSSVSSCTSGPEERSPVPRPPSQRGGPLKRPDKEFSFADEDDDEIRV; translated from the coding sequence ATGCCGATCCTCAAGCAGCTCGTGTCCAACTCGGCGCACTCCAAGCGCCGCTCGCGCGCCGACCTGACGGCCGAGATGATCAGCGCACCCCTGGGAGACTTCCGCCACACCATGCACGTGGGGCGCGCCGGGGACGCCTTCGGGGACACCTCCTTCCTCACCAGCAAGGCCGGGGAGCCGGTGCCGGAGGCGGGAGAGGAGCCGGGCGCCTCCAAGCCCGGCCTGCTGTCCCGCCGCTTCCGCAGCAGCAAGCGCTCGCAGTCGGTGACGCGCGGCGACCGGCGGGACATGCTGGGCTCGCTGCGGGACTCGGCGCTCTTCGTCAAGAACGCCgtgtccctgccccagctcaaCGAGAAGGACGCGGACAGGAGCGCGGGGCAGCTGCCCAAGagcctctcctccagccccgTGAAGAAGCTGCCCGAGGAGATGAGCCCCGAAGAGCAGCAGCGCCCGaacggggcggccgcggggccgctgAGCCCCGGCTTGGACGAGCGCGACTTCGGGGACATCACAGACCTGCCCGTGGTGGTGGCCAAGGGTGGCGCGGGCTTGAAGCACGCCGAGTCCATCATGTCCTTCCACATCGACCTGGGGCCCTCCATGCTCGGGGACGTGCTGAGCATCATGGATAAGGATCAATGGGAGCCGGACGAAGATCCCGAGGCGGAGGAGAGccgcgaggaggaggaggaggaggaggaagaggagcctGCCCCGCCTGGCTCCCCGCTGGTGGCCGCGGCGGCCCTGCCGAGCCAGAGCCCGGCCCGTGGCGCCGGTGGCCGcagccccagggacagcagTTCCGTGTCCAGCTGCACCTCGGGGCCCGAGGAGCGCAGCCCCGTCCCCCGGCCACCGAGCCAGCGTGGGGGGCCCCTGAAACGCCCCGACAAGGAGTTCTCGTTCGCCGACGAGGATGACGACGAGATCCGGGTATAA